The following are encoded together in the Bacillus sp. V2I10 genome:
- a CDS encoding diacylglycerol kinase family protein, with amino-acid sequence MAKYKKGMLIYNGNAGQKDAEKTLGICVPIISLHVEKLLLLQTSKPLDAQEYCMKHGEDMEIVIILGGDGTVHECINGLGGLIQRPVIAILPGGTCNDFSRTLGIPQNLKKAAEALFTGEIRGTDAAETSGGYFLNFWGIGLVAETSENINDTEKSLLGKVSYFLSAFRTIKSMKPFHFKLKLDDTWIEEEAILVLIANGKIIGTNVLPYPDIKIDDGLADIFIIKEASFSLIKEVLTMKDNIDWNHINSQLMHYQASSMQIETKEEMCVDTDGEVYLKTPETITILHNHFQMLAPKDE; translated from the coding sequence ATGGCAAAATATAAAAAAGGCATGCTGATATATAACGGTAATGCCGGCCAGAAAGATGCAGAAAAGACGCTTGGCATCTGCGTTCCGATTATTTCCCTGCATGTGGAAAAGCTTTTGCTGCTTCAAACTTCAAAACCTCTCGATGCACAGGAATACTGCATGAAGCACGGTGAAGACATGGAAATCGTGATTATTCTGGGTGGGGATGGCACGGTACATGAGTGTATAAACGGACTTGGCGGATTGATTCAAAGGCCGGTAATCGCCATTTTGCCCGGCGGTACATGCAATGACTTTTCAAGAACGCTTGGCATTCCGCAAAATTTAAAGAAAGCTGCTGAAGCATTATTTACAGGCGAAATTCGGGGTACGGATGCTGCAGAAACAAGCGGGGGATACTTTCTCAATTTTTGGGGCATCGGCCTTGTTGCTGAAACATCAGAAAATATTAATGACACCGAAAAATCTCTGCTCGGAAAAGTCAGCTATTTTCTGAGTGCCTTTCGGACGATCAAAAGCATGAAGCCATTTCACTTCAAACTGAAGCTTGATGACACCTGGATTGAGGAGGAAGCCATCCTGGTGCTGATCGCCAATGGCAAAATCATCGGCACAAATGTGCTGCCATATCCAGATATAAAAATTGACGACGGTCTAGCCGATATTTTTATAATCAAAGAAGCCAGTTTTTCACTTATTAAAGAAGTATTAACGATGAAGGATAACATTGACTGGAATCATATTAATTCTCAACTGATGCACTATCAGGCAAGCAGCATGCAAATTGAAACAAAAGAAGAAATGTGCGTCGATACAGACGGTGAGGTTTATTTAAAAACACCGGAAACCATCACGATTTTACATAATCATTTTCAAATGCTCGCTCCTAAAGATGAATGA
- a CDS encoding methylmalonyl-CoA mutase family protein gives MKQRINHEINDFEKASEQMWVEEAEKALKGKSIQSLSKKTYEGISLIPLYTQHNTHSSGEKLGMTAQQKNEWSVSQKLQRSNTPAQLKEEIQEALKRGQDIIHIEDIGYLETYQDICTAFDGLDFEQKEFHLSLQGNIGFFPLFITYLKNKKCRGTFAFDPYGEWIGGTDLLSPAKKIEMLAEMITILDEENLSNVRAVLFGGEIFHNAGGSAREELAYTFSNAIELINALKERGFSIDKLAERVGFSFSAGSHFFMEIAKFRAAKKIWATILAAFGTSPERHPIVLHAAASSFNKTKHDLHVNMLRATTEAFSAAIGGVNSITVAPFDEVLGEVSKTGDRIARNTHFILKEESLLSKVADPAGGSWYIEELTAELADLAWKEIQSIETMGGFVQAARQNYIQDKLRELLAQRLEDVNKRKVQLIGTNHYANLQEPEREIQKAEAYIHITEAVENDRGKRLKDWMIAAKTVKASEINAGILSDQSMAEVKPLSSMRLAEQFEGLRADSIKYKSKFGHYPNVHIMVLGNLLDYKPRLDFVTGLLSAGGIEAVILKPDQPESFSGDKPIIVCGKDEAYESFDFTQVTQGANVYAAGRLNKDQLEQCGIHEGIYQGMDVYAFLKKLQFQLGVS, from the coding sequence ATGAAGCAAAGAATCAATCACGAAATAAATGATTTTGAAAAAGCATCCGAACAAATGTGGGTGGAAGAGGCTGAGAAAGCTTTAAAGGGGAAAAGCATTCAAAGTCTTTCAAAAAAAACATATGAAGGTATTTCTTTAATTCCATTATATACTCAGCACAATACACACTCCAGCGGGGAAAAACTGGGTATGACTGCCCAGCAGAAAAATGAGTGGTCTGTCAGCCAAAAGCTTCAGCGTTCAAATACGCCTGCTCAGTTAAAAGAAGAAATCCAGGAAGCTTTGAAGCGGGGACAGGATATCATTCACATAGAAGACATTGGCTATTTGGAAACCTATCAGGACATTTGCACAGCATTTGATGGACTTGATTTTGAACAAAAAGAATTCCATCTTTCACTGCAGGGCAATATCGGATTTTTTCCATTATTTATTACTTATTTGAAAAACAAGAAATGTAGAGGAACATTCGCTTTTGATCCATATGGAGAATGGATTGGCGGAACGGATCTGCTTTCACCGGCAAAGAAGATTGAAATGCTGGCCGAGATGATCACTATACTGGATGAGGAGAATTTGTCTAATGTAAGAGCTGTTTTATTCGGTGGTGAAATATTCCATAATGCGGGGGGATCTGCAAGAGAAGAGCTGGCATATACGTTTTCCAATGCAATAGAGCTTATTAATGCATTAAAAGAACGAGGCTTTTCCATCGATAAACTTGCTGAGAGGGTCGGCTTTTCTTTCTCTGCCGGATCTCATTTTTTTATGGAGATTGCCAAGTTCAGAGCGGCTAAAAAAATATGGGCAACCATTTTGGCAGCATTCGGGACAAGTCCCGAGCGTCATCCAATCGTTTTACATGCTGCAGCATCTTCTTTTAACAAAACAAAGCATGATTTGCACGTGAATATGCTGAGAGCAACTACAGAAGCATTTTCAGCCGCTATCGGCGGAGTGAACAGCATAACAGTTGCACCTTTTGATGAAGTGCTTGGAGAAGTTAGTAAAACAGGAGACCGGATTGCAAGAAATACTCATTTTATTTTGAAAGAAGAAAGTCTGCTGTCTAAAGTCGCTGACCCTGCAGGCGGCTCATGGTACATTGAAGAGCTCACAGCAGAGCTTGCAGATCTTGCCTGGAAGGAAATTCAGTCTATCGAAACCATGGGCGGATTCGTGCAGGCAGCAAGGCAAAATTATATTCAGGACAAATTGCGGGAACTTCTTGCGCAAAGGCTTGAAGATGTCAATAAACGCAAGGTACAGCTAATTGGAACGAACCATTATGCGAATTTGCAGGAGCCCGAAAGAGAAATCCAAAAAGCTGAAGCGTATATCCATATTACAGAAGCTGTTGAAAATGACCGCGGTAAGAGGTTGAAAGATTGGATGATAGCAGCAAAAACGGTTAAAGCAAGTGAAATAAATGCGGGAATATTAAGTGATCAGTCAATGGCTGAAGTGAAACCTCTGTCATCAATGAGGCTCGCTGAACAATTCGAAGGACTAAGGGCTGATTCCATTAAATACAAAAGCAAGTTTGGCCATTATCCGAACGTTCATATTATGGTGCTCGGGAATCTGCTCGACTATAAACCAAGACTTGATTTTGTTACAGGTCTGCTCTCTGCAGGAGGAATAGAAGCTGTGATCTTGAAGCCTGATCAGCCTGAAAGCTTTTCAGGGGACAAGCCTATAATCGTATGCGGGAAAGATGAGGCATACGAATCGTTTGATTTCACACAGGTAACGCAAGGCGCCAATGTTTACGCAGCGGGCCGTCTTAATAAAGATCAACTTGAGCAGTGCGGCATTCATGAAGGCATCTATCAGGGAATGGATGTTTATGCCTTCTTGAAAAAATTGCAGTTTCAACTGGGGGTATCGTAA